Proteins from a single region of Paraburkholderia sp. ZP32-5:
- a CDS encoding ParB/RepB/Spo0J family partition protein — MSNMREQLLAKTSGIRKTSSINEDEVKRSNRTQTAPGLAGALAVAQLRVQELESTGIASQLPVAGILPNPWQPRRVFNEAKLAELAESIREVGLMQPIVVRRVADDYQIVAGERRWRAHKMLDLDTIKAVVADCSDSDMAVLAMVENISRDDLTDYEIGVSIRRSEAEFPNRKRLAEAMGLSRAGLYQFLSFDNLPDFIKSDLDIQPRLLGGTAAQAIAAAIKKHGDDGVKAAREIWPLLVKGEMDQGKVAAAISALATRQETPAGTGGRSIEKFFAGREHAGSITKDISNFTIKIKTGVITEAQEVQIRQLIGQMFQSQPKTS, encoded by the coding sequence ATGAGCAATATGCGAGAACAATTGCTGGCCAAGACATCCGGCATTCGCAAGACTTCCTCCATCAACGAGGACGAAGTGAAGCGCAGTAATCGCACCCAGACGGCGCCGGGGCTTGCCGGCGCACTGGCCGTCGCGCAACTTCGGGTTCAGGAATTGGAGTCGACGGGCATCGCGTCGCAACTGCCGGTGGCGGGAATTTTGCCGAACCCCTGGCAGCCGCGCCGCGTGTTCAACGAAGCCAAGCTCGCGGAACTCGCCGAATCGATTCGTGAGGTTGGGCTGATGCAGCCGATCGTCGTACGGCGTGTCGCGGACGATTATCAGATCGTCGCTGGCGAACGCCGTTGGCGCGCGCACAAAATGCTCGACCTCGATACGATCAAGGCGGTCGTTGCGGATTGCTCCGATTCCGACATGGCAGTTCTGGCGATGGTCGAAAACATCAGCCGGGATGACCTGACAGATTACGAGATCGGCGTGTCGATTCGCCGGTCAGAGGCGGAATTCCCGAACCGCAAGCGGCTGGCGGAAGCAATGGGCTTGTCCCGCGCCGGTCTTTACCAGTTCCTGTCGTTCGATAATCTGCCAGATTTCATCAAGAGTGATCTTGATATTCAACCGCGACTTTTGGGGGGTACCGCCGCGCAGGCGATTGCCGCGGCGATCAAGAAACACGGTGACGATGGCGTCAAGGCTGCCCGCGAGATTTGGCCGCTTCTCGTAAAAGGCGAGATGGATCAAGGCAAGGTAGCTGCTGCTATTAGTGCGCTGGCGACCAGGCAAGAGACTCCGGCAGGGACCGGTGGCCGTAGCATTGAGAAGTTTTTTGCAGGGCGGGAGCACGCTGGCAGTATCACGAAGGACATCAGCAACTTCACCATCAAAATTAAAACTGGCGTGATTACCGAAGCTCAGGAAGTCCAGATCCGGCAACTTATTGGACAGATGTTTCAGTCGCAGCCTAAGACGAGTTGA
- a CDS encoding esterase/lipase family protein, whose protein sequence is MTRTLSSWTSRLLTLAVLATSLLSGCAMVTVSSLGPGQYIAMRRGDILSTGRLSAATRDTLHVAALDENTCQRAPLDCINTISTINGINTDRRLASLAELSLQMAIDNTPANANEWSDAQFDLWLRAARFAYAFLFLGQRSASERAFEDRQTQVRDYYNYAVQEIARALFVHGALDTDVLNGDPHSKVIAGWSIHIDLSRVRLPEGVREPREVIPASRLSFAGIRSIYRRDGLGAELVAVMNVPQADADVRVTANGNATKHPGDSLSVYPDAGASPRDASASTSAQMARPFSEMPSPNVTALLWFSQGTLEQVLSSHDVVLSVYDPYRDESVERHGQTVPLSANFSAGYGIWLARSGFAGQSLRSLLGRARGIDSPRIYMMQPYDPNRRIILMLHGLASSPEAWVNVANDIQGDEVLRRHFQVWQVYYPTNVPILVSLARIRRITQQTLMHFDPGGHAPASRGMVLIGHSMGGVLARLLVSTSGDELWTVFKDAYVPEGTDIDREDERLDRLLNFTPMPQVERAIFIAAPHRGTPFASNRLSRWVANLVRLPLALLNEIDEVMKTATTIDPQGTTFHVPNSIEQLRETDPMIRATSQLPISPSVCFHSIIARRRANGPLEDSDDGVVPYRSAHLAGALSEKVIVAGHSVQETPQAILEIRRILHEDIERIGQRGEICTEAVGVE, encoded by the coding sequence ATGACGCGAACACTGTCGTCATGGACGTCACGTCTGCTGACACTCGCGGTGCTCGCCACCAGCCTGCTATCCGGTTGCGCAATGGTGACGGTCAGCTCGCTCGGTCCAGGGCAATACATCGCGATGCGCCGCGGCGATATTCTGTCGACCGGCCGTCTGAGCGCCGCGACGCGCGATACGCTGCACGTCGCCGCACTTGACGAGAACACATGTCAGCGCGCACCGCTCGATTGCATCAATACGATCTCAACGATCAACGGCATCAACACTGACCGGCGACTCGCGAGTCTGGCCGAACTGTCCTTGCAGATGGCCATCGACAACACACCGGCCAACGCAAACGAATGGAGCGACGCGCAATTTGATTTGTGGCTCAGGGCTGCGCGATTCGCGTACGCGTTTCTGTTCCTCGGTCAACGAAGTGCCAGCGAGCGGGCATTCGAGGATCGTCAGACGCAGGTTCGCGACTACTACAACTACGCGGTGCAGGAAATTGCCCGTGCGCTGTTCGTGCACGGCGCGCTCGATACCGATGTCCTCAACGGCGATCCTCACAGCAAGGTCATTGCAGGCTGGAGCATTCATATCGATCTGAGCCGGGTCCGGCTGCCGGAAGGCGTGCGTGAGCCGCGCGAGGTGATCCCCGCATCGCGGCTCTCGTTCGCGGGAATACGCAGCATCTATCGGCGCGATGGCCTCGGTGCCGAACTCGTCGCCGTGATGAACGTGCCGCAGGCTGACGCCGATGTGCGCGTCACGGCGAATGGAAACGCCACTAAACATCCCGGCGACAGTTTGAGCGTGTACCCCGATGCTGGCGCATCGCCGCGCGATGCATCGGCATCCACATCGGCGCAAATGGCGCGGCCGTTCAGCGAGATGCCCTCGCCCAATGTGACCGCCCTGCTCTGGTTCAGTCAGGGGACGCTCGAGCAGGTCCTCAGCTCGCACGACGTGGTGTTATCCGTCTACGATCCGTATCGCGATGAGAGTGTCGAGCGGCATGGGCAGACGGTGCCGCTCTCCGCCAACTTCAGCGCAGGTTATGGCATCTGGCTCGCCCGCTCCGGCTTTGCCGGTCAGTCGTTGCGCTCGCTGCTGGGGCGCGCACGCGGCATCGACAGTCCGCGCATCTATATGATGCAGCCGTACGATCCGAATCGACGGATCATCCTGATGCTGCACGGGCTCGCGAGCAGTCCGGAGGCATGGGTCAACGTCGCGAACGATATTCAGGGTGACGAGGTGCTTCGCCGGCATTTTCAGGTGTGGCAGGTTTATTACCCGACCAATGTGCCGATCCTCGTTAGCCTCGCGCGAATCCGGCGGATCACGCAACAGACGCTCATGCACTTCGATCCTGGCGGCCATGCGCCGGCATCGCGCGGCATGGTGCTGATCGGTCACAGCATGGGCGGCGTTCTGGCGAGACTGCTCGTGTCGACTTCCGGCGATGAACTTTGGACCGTGTTCAAGGATGCGTATGTGCCCGAAGGCACCGATATCGATCGCGAGGATGAGCGACTCGATCGGCTGCTGAACTTCACGCCGATGCCACAGGTCGAGCGCGCGATCTTTATCGCCGCGCCGCATCGGGGCACGCCGTTCGCGAGCAACCGCTTGTCCCGCTGGGTTGCCAATCTGGTTCGCCTGCCGCTCGCGCTTCTCAATGAGATCGACGAGGTGATGAAGACGGCGACGACCATCGACCCGCAGGGGACGACCTTCCATGTACCTAACAGCATCGAGCAGTTGCGCGAGACCGACCCGATGATTCGCGCGACCTCGCAGTTGCCGATCAGCCCGAGCGTGTGCTTTCACTCGATCATCGCGAGGCGCCGCGCGAACGGACCGCTCGAGGATTCAGACGATGGCGTGGTCCCCTATCGCAGTGCGCATCTTGCTGGGGCGCTGTCGGAGAAGGTGATTGTGGCGGGACATAGTGTTCAGGAGACGCCGCAGGCGATTCTCGAAATCCGGCGGATATTGCATGAGGATATTGAACGGATTGGTCAGCGTGGGGAGATTTGTACGGAGGCGGTGGGTGTGGAGTGA
- a CDS encoding efflux RND transporter periplasmic adaptor subunit codes for MQLTKVEPADASAIRIFTGRVEQTSISPLAFEVSGRVVQIAVLEGASVKRGQLIARLDDEPYKLQLERTNAQYQQLSDNLKRQAVLRKDGILSQAAYEQLSASTDAARAARDLANRDLRNTRLVAPFDGRLARRNIEIEQTVQAGMPAFNFENIGRVDIGVDLPQSIAERLLVDKTLRAEAWLPEQPQNRFPLVFRERTTQTSPTSSGYRLVFSVNGQQSAMLFPGMALRVQISDTARQVAQPDNAYFAIPMAAVSIGADGQRSLWRYDAASGRVHAVPVNVREIRNDDAVVAGAVAEGDRVVAGGSQFMKEGMAVRPMDAPQ; via the coding sequence GTGCAGCTTACCAAGGTCGAGCCCGCCGATGCGTCGGCCATTCGTATCTTCACCGGGCGGGTCGAGCAGACCAGCATCTCACCGCTCGCGTTCGAGGTGTCGGGCCGCGTCGTGCAGATCGCGGTGCTCGAAGGGGCGTCGGTAAAACGCGGGCAACTGATCGCGCGTCTCGATGACGAGCCCTACAAGCTGCAATTGGAACGCACCAATGCACAGTATCAGCAGCTGAGCGACAACCTGAAGCGCCAGGCGGTGCTGCGCAAGGACGGCATCCTGTCGCAAGCGGCGTACGAGCAGTTGTCGGCCTCCACGGATGCCGCGCGCGCGGCGCGCGATCTGGCCAACCGGGATCTGCGCAACACACGGCTCGTCGCGCCGTTCGATGGCCGGCTCGCGCGCCGCAACATCGAGATCGAGCAGACCGTGCAGGCAGGCATGCCGGCGTTCAACTTCGAGAACATCGGCCGCGTCGATATCGGCGTCGATCTTCCGCAGAGCATCGCCGAGCGTCTGCTGGTCGACAAGACGTTGCGGGCTGAAGCATGGCTGCCCGAGCAGCCGCAGAACCGCTTCCCGCTGGTCTTCCGCGAACGGACGACGCAAACCAGTCCGACTTCATCCGGCTATCGGCTGGTTTTTTCCGTCAACGGACAACAAAGCGCGATGCTGTTCCCCGGCATGGCGCTGCGCGTGCAGATATCCGATACCGCACGCCAGGTCGCGCAGCCCGATAACGCGTACTTTGCGATTCCGATGGCCGCCGTGTCGATCGGTGCCGATGGTCAGCGCAGTCTGTGGCGCTACGATGCCGCGTCCGGCCGCGTGCATGCGGTGCCGGTGAACGTGCGCGAAATCCGCAATGACGATGCAGTCGTCGCGGGCGCGGTGGCGGAGGGCGATCGCGTGGTGGCGGGCGGCTCACAGTTCATGAAAGAGGGGATGGCGGTCCGTCCGATGGATGCTCCTCAATGA
- a CDS encoding efflux RND transporter permease subunit, which yields MNLARPLIEKPLIAWVLTLISLLGGIFAYYNIGRLEDPKFTIKTAVVVTLYPGASAHEVEQEVTDRLESAIQQMPQMEKLTSRSMPGYSEIRVQIRDQYTSAQLPQVWDELRNSVSDAQVRLPPGAGPTIVADRFGDVYGMFYALTGEGYTQAQLYDYARELRRQLLRLDDVSDIVIAGNQQEQISVDVDQSRLIANNLSTDDLTQTLFLQNEVRPAGRERVGDLQLRIAPTGSLDSLQAIRSLPVGNTPGPLLLGDIAQVSHGYAAIPNQIIRYNGHPAVTIGISARPRVNVVRVGEEINARLVELARDRPIGMELHSLYDQPQVVDESVRGFIFDVLLSVAIVGVALGIGLGWRAGVVLGVELFLSILGTLLVMYAAGIELQRISLGALIIVMGMLTDNSIVVVEGMLVKVQRGMSHLQAATEILKQSQWVLLASTVVGILAFSGIGLSPDSVGEFCASLFAVAAISLLFSWVIAIGLTPLFGTYLFRANDIIDEDPFKSKLYQRYGALLEWVTGKRVLVVAVLVVLTVLAGWAFRFVEQSFFPASTTPIFYVDMRLPRGADIRAVDEKSRQVEQLLLKHTGVTNVQTYVGSGATRFFLVYDPETRDPSYAQFIVGAKNAGIIDDMIPNIEADLKKRFPEEHWTVTRPNFGPGGGAAIQARFSGPDPVVLRHLSQEAQDVLKADGRIIAIRDDWENPISIVRPRFDESRARSLGVTRRQVSDTMAYATEGLRAGIYREGDQLLPIVLRSPDYTRGVAGLQDLQVFSTGLRRYVPLGDVVDGFTVGTEEGQIAREDRIRTLTVSANPIYGQNSVDAFNRIRRGVESIKLPPGYRFEWGGEHESSTRAQESLFRQLPLGFIGMALLVLMMFGRLKPALVVLLVVPMSICGVTLGLLTFRGAFGFMALLGLLSLIGMLIKNGVVLVQEIDDQIAAGVPRMQAVAHGSMSRLRPVMLSAGTTALGMAPLLWDPFFKDMAITIMAGLAFATVLTMVAVPALYAMLFSIKQAEWEPGQHPEAK from the coding sequence ATGAATCTCGCGCGCCCCCTTATTGAAAAGCCGCTGATCGCGTGGGTGCTGACACTCATCTCGTTGTTGGGTGGCATCTTCGCGTACTACAACATCGGCCGTCTGGAAGATCCGAAGTTCACGATCAAGACCGCGGTCGTCGTCACGCTTTATCCGGGTGCGAGCGCGCACGAGGTCGAGCAGGAAGTGACGGACCGGCTCGAAAGCGCGATCCAGCAGATGCCGCAGATGGAAAAGCTGACTTCGCGCTCGATGCCGGGCTACTCGGAAATCCGCGTGCAGATTCGCGACCAGTACACGTCGGCGCAATTGCCGCAGGTGTGGGACGAGTTGCGCAACTCCGTGTCCGACGCGCAAGTGCGGCTGCCTCCCGGCGCCGGCCCGACGATCGTGGCCGATCGTTTCGGCGACGTCTACGGCATGTTCTACGCGCTGACCGGCGAAGGCTACACGCAGGCACAACTCTATGACTACGCACGCGAGTTGCGCCGGCAACTGCTGCGACTCGACGACGTGTCCGACATCGTGATCGCCGGCAACCAGCAGGAACAGATTTCGGTCGACGTCGACCAGTCGCGACTGATCGCCAATAACCTGTCCACCGACGATCTCACGCAAACCCTGTTTCTGCAGAACGAGGTGCGCCCGGCGGGTCGCGAGCGGGTCGGCGATCTGCAACTACGGATTGCGCCGACCGGCTCGCTCGATTCGCTGCAGGCCATCCGTTCGCTGCCGGTCGGCAATACACCGGGACCGCTTCTGCTGGGCGATATCGCTCAGGTGAGCCACGGCTATGCGGCGATTCCGAATCAGATCATCCGTTACAACGGTCACCCCGCGGTCACGATCGGCATTAGCGCGCGGCCTCGGGTCAACGTGGTGAGAGTCGGTGAGGAAATCAACGCGAGACTCGTCGAACTGGCACGCGATCGACCGATCGGCATGGAGCTGCATTCGCTCTACGATCAGCCGCAGGTGGTCGACGAAAGCGTGCGCGGTTTTATCTTCGACGTGCTGCTGTCCGTCGCGATCGTCGGCGTGGCGTTGGGCATCGGGCTTGGCTGGCGCGCGGGCGTGGTGCTCGGCGTCGAACTGTTCCTGTCGATTCTCGGCACGCTGCTGGTCATGTACGCGGCCGGCATCGAGCTGCAGCGTATTTCGCTCGGTGCGCTGATCATCGTGATGGGCATGCTGACCGACAACAGCATCGTGGTGGTCGAAGGCATGCTCGTGAAAGTGCAGCGAGGGATGTCGCATCTGCAGGCGGCGACCGAGATTCTCAAACAGAGCCAGTGGGTTCTGCTCGCGTCGACCGTGGTCGGGATTCTGGCTTTCTCGGGCATCGGCCTGTCGCCGGATTCGGTCGGCGAATTCTGCGCGTCGCTATTCGCCGTCGCCGCGATCTCGCTGCTATTCAGCTGGGTGATCGCGATTGGATTGACGCCGCTGTTCGGTACTTATCTGTTTCGCGCTAACGACATCATCGACGAAGACCCATTCAAATCGAAGCTCTATCAACGCTATGGGGCCTTGCTCGAATGGGTGACCGGCAAGCGTGTGCTCGTGGTAGCGGTGCTCGTTGTGCTGACCGTGCTGGCGGGATGGGCGTTCCGCTTCGTCGAGCAGAGCTTTTTCCCGGCATCGACCACGCCGATCTTCTACGTCGACATGCGCCTGCCACGCGGCGCCGATATTCGCGCGGTCGATGAAAAGAGCCGTCAGGTCGAGCAGTTGCTGCTCAAGCACACGGGCGTGACCAACGTGCAGACCTACGTGGGCTCGGGCGCCACGCGCTTTTTCCTCGTCTACGATCCCGAGACGCGCGATCCGTCGTACGCGCAGTTCATCGTCGGCGCGAAGAACGCGGGGATCATCGACGACATGATTCCGAACATCGAAGCGGATCTGAAGAAGCGCTTCCCCGAGGAGCATTGGACAGTGACGCGCCCGAACTTTGGACCCGGTGGAGGCGCGGCGATCCAGGCGCGCTTCTCCGGTCCCGATCCGGTGGTGCTGCGCCATTTGTCGCAAGAAGCACAGGACGTGCTGAAGGCGGACGGTCGGATCATCGCGATCCGCGACGATTGGGAGAATCCGATCAGTATCGTGCGGCCGCGGTTCGACGAATCGCGCGCGCGTTCACTCGGCGTCACGCGCCGGCAGGTCAGCGACACGATGGCTTATGCGACCGAAGGTCTGAGGGCGGGCATCTATCGTGAAGGCGATCAGTTGCTGCCGATCGTGCTGCGTTCGCCCGATTACACGCGCGGCGTTGCGGGCCTGCAGGATCTCCAGGTCTTCAGCACAGGGCTGCGCCGCTACGTGCCGCTCGGCGACGTGGTCGACGGCTTCACGGTCGGCACGGAGGAAGGCCAGATTGCGCGCGAGGACCGCATCCGCACGCTGACGGTATCGGCCAATCCGATCTACGGGCAGAACAGTGTCGACGCATTCAACCGCATCCGCCGCGGCGTCGAGTCCATCAAGCTGCCGCCCGGCTATCGCTTCGAATGGGGTGGTGAGCACGAATCGTCGACACGCGCGCAGGAAAGCCTGTTCCGTCAGTTGCCGCTCGGCTTTATCGGCATGGCGCTGCTGGTGCTGATGATGTTTGGACGCCTGAAGCCCGCGCTCGTCGTGCTGCTGGTGGTGCCGATGTCGATTTGCGGCGTGACGCTCGGCCTGCTGACGTTCCGCGGCGCGTTCGGCTTCATGGCGCTGCTCGGTTTGCTGAGCCTGATCGGCATGCTGATCAAGAACGGCGTGGTGCTGGTCCAGGAGATCGACGATCAGATCGCCGCCGGTGTGCCGCGCATGCAGGCGGTTGCGCACGGCTCGATGAGCCGTCTGCGTCCCGTGATGTTGTCGGCTGGCACGACCGCGCTCGGGATGGCGCCTTTGTTATGGGATCCTTTCTTCAAGGATATGGCGATTACCATCATGGCCGGCCTCGCGTTTGCCACCGTGCTCACGATGGTCGCCGTGCCCGCGCTGTATGCGATGCTGTTCTCGATCAAGCAAGCGGAATGGGAGCCGGGCCAACACCCGGAAGCAAAATGA
- a CDS encoding efflux transporter outer membrane subunit produces MIRARSYHFAIAALLLEAGCGSLQLDKPAELPTQYSEAQAGAAVPMSAQDLATWWTQYNDPTLNKLVALALAHNFDIATAYARVDQVQAGIRAARSQLLPSVGAGVSGAKYHGGETQLEFQEFLGINNTDAQFWRVGLQAQWEVDLFGQGRARLSAAREQTRAAVGDAEAVRLSVVSGVADLYVTYRGLLRQRTILQQSRVIADDFVQIAQKSFTAGLVLSTDIEAARAGRAQVDARLQEVENGIAQARLNLQNLCGVQPAEFAGILDDSDTLMTALPAIEPGQPVDLLMRRPDLIAAQARVNAAVRQSDVARLNYWPTVSLSGLLARNGWEIAGQGLGPSTFWLFGAAMAMPLIDFGARRSQVESSDAQAQQAMFAYEKTALGAFYDVERALARLNRQDELFKARNEEVTRRTTQLSQVQRRYEVGDTGRVDIDQVRVALLESQSSQVREEVGKLQAQFALFRAMGGGWLANPPAAANAQPPAGAVPATASVPAPASQ; encoded by the coding sequence ATGATCCGCGCGCGCTCTTACCATTTCGCCATCGCGGCGCTGCTGCTCGAAGCCGGTTGCGGGTCGTTGCAGCTCGATAAACCCGCCGAGCTTCCCACGCAGTATTCGGAGGCGCAAGCGGGCGCAGCCGTGCCGATGTCCGCGCAGGATCTTGCGACATGGTGGACCCAGTACAACGATCCGACGCTGAACAAGCTGGTGGCGCTGGCGCTCGCGCATAACTTCGACATCGCGACCGCTTACGCGCGGGTCGACCAGGTGCAGGCCGGCATCCGCGCGGCACGCTCGCAACTGTTGCCATCGGTGGGCGCGGGCGTGAGCGGCGCGAAGTATCACGGCGGCGAGACCCAGCTCGAGTTTCAGGAATTTCTCGGCATCAACAATACCGATGCGCAGTTCTGGCGTGTCGGCTTGCAGGCGCAATGGGAAGTCGACCTGTTCGGGCAGGGCCGGGCACGCCTGTCGGCGGCACGCGAACAGACGCGCGCGGCGGTAGGCGATGCGGAGGCAGTGCGTCTGAGCGTGGTCTCGGGTGTCGCCGATCTATACGTCACGTATCGCGGATTGCTGCGTCAGCGCACGATCCTTCAGCAGAGCCGCGTGATCGCGGACGACTTCGTGCAGATCGCACAGAAGAGCTTTACCGCGGGCCTCGTGCTCAGCACCGACATCGAAGCGGCGCGCGCCGGCCGCGCGCAAGTCGATGCGCGGTTGCAGGAGGTGGAGAACGGCATCGCGCAGGCGCGGCTCAATCTGCAGAATCTGTGCGGCGTGCAGCCGGCGGAATTCGCCGGCATTCTCGACGACAGCGATACGTTGATGACAGCGCTGCCGGCTATCGAACCCGGCCAACCCGTCGATCTGCTGATGCGGCGTCCCGATCTGATCGCGGCGCAGGCGCGTGTGAATGCGGCGGTCAGACAATCGGATGTCGCGCGACTCAACTACTGGCCGACCGTGTCGCTGAGCGGCTTGCTCGCGCGTAATGGCTGGGAGATCGCCGGTCAAGGCCTCGGGCCGAGCACGTTCTGGCTGTTCGGCGCGGCGATGGCGATGCCGCTGATCGATTTCGGTGCGCGGCGATCGCAGGTGGAGTCGTCCGATGCACAGGCGCAGCAGGCGATGTTCGCGTATGAGAAGACCGCACTCGGCGCGTTTTACGACGTCGAACGCGCGCTCGCGCGTTTGAACCGGCAGGACGAGCTGTTCAAGGCGCGCAACGAAGAGGTCACGCGGCGCACCACGCAGTTGAGCCAGGTGCAACGTCGCTACGAAGTCGGCGATACGGGCCGTGTCGATATCGATCAGGTGCGCGTGGCGTTGCTCGAAAGCCAGTCGTCGCAGGTGAGGGAAGAGGTCGGCAAGCTGCAGGCGCAGTTCGCGCTGTTCAGGGCGATGGGCGGCGGCTGGCTCGCAAATCCGCCGGCTGCGGCGAACGCGCAGCCGCCGGCGGGAGCGGTGCCCGCTACGGCCAGCGTGCCGGCACCCGCTTCGCAGTGA
- a CDS encoding basic amino acid/polyamine antiporter: MTTQLETKLSLPALTAMVVGSMVGAGIFSLPRNFARATGPFGAVIAWCVAGIGMYALARVFQALAERRPELDAGVFAYARAGFGDYAGFLSAFGYWMAGCFGNVSYWVLIKSTLGAFIPVFGNGNTAIAIIVSSVGIWLFHFVMLRGVQQATMINTVVTVAKIIPIVLFIIMLIVLFRADMFHLNFGERSTEIGAGLFSQVRATMLVTVFVFVGIEGASVYSRYAKKRSDVGTATITGFVTVLCLLVLVTLLPYATLPRADIAVMRQPSMAAVLGALLGPFGVVFISVGLIISILGAYLAWSLICAEVLFAAARLETMPRIFARQNARKLPVAAIWLTSSVVQMFVVSTYWSNDAFALMLNLTSSMALIPYFLVAAYGIKAARHDRAQGGGASSDASGALSRALRKEYLIAAIATLYTAFLLFAGGVKFLTLSALLYTPGTVLYVLAKRERGLRVFSKAEWIIFAVAVCGAIAALVGLATGTIVI; this comes from the coding sequence ATGACCACCCAGCTCGAGACCAAACTGTCGTTGCCCGCATTGACCGCAATGGTCGTCGGGTCGATGGTGGGTGCGGGGATCTTCTCGTTGCCGCGCAACTTTGCGCGCGCCACCGGGCCGTTCGGCGCGGTCATCGCGTGGTGCGTGGCGGGCATCGGTATGTATGCATTGGCACGCGTGTTTCAGGCGCTTGCCGAGCGGCGGCCCGAACTCGATGCCGGTGTGTTCGCCTACGCGAGAGCGGGCTTCGGCGACTATGCGGGCTTCCTGTCCGCGTTCGGCTACTGGATGGCTGGTTGCTTCGGCAACGTGTCCTACTGGGTGTTGATCAAGTCGACGCTCGGCGCGTTCATTCCGGTATTCGGCAACGGCAATACGGCGATTGCGATCATCGTGTCGTCAGTGGGCATATGGCTGTTTCACTTCGTGATGCTGCGAGGCGTGCAGCAGGCGACGATGATCAACACGGTCGTCACGGTCGCGAAGATCATTCCGATCGTGCTGTTCATCATCATGCTGATCGTGCTGTTTCGCGCCGACATGTTCCATTTGAATTTCGGGGAACGCAGCACGGAAATCGGCGCGGGACTCTTTTCGCAGGTACGGGCGACGATGCTCGTCACGGTGTTCGTGTTCGTCGGTATCGAAGGCGCGAGCGTGTACTCGCGCTACGCGAAGAAGCGCTCGGACGTCGGTACTGCGACGATCACCGGCTTCGTGACCGTGCTGTGCCTGCTGGTCCTCGTGACGCTGCTGCCTTATGCGACCTTGCCGCGCGCCGATATCGCGGTGATGCGCCAGCCGTCGATGGCCGCGGTGCTCGGCGCGCTGCTCGGTCCATTCGGCGTCGTGTTCATCAGCGTGGGGCTGATCATTTCGATTCTCGGCGCCTACCTCGCGTGGTCGCTGATTTGCGCCGAGGTGCTGTTTGCCGCCGCGCGGCTGGAGACGATGCCGCGTATTTTCGCGCGGCAGAACGCGCGCAAGCTGCCGGTCGCGGCGATCTGGCTCACCAGTAGCGTCGTGCAGATGTTCGTGGTCAGCACGTACTGGTCGAACGACGCATTTGCGCTGATGCTGAATCTGACGAGTTCGATGGCGTTGATACCGTACTTCCTCGTCGCCGCCTACGGCATCAAGGCCGCGCGCCATGACAGAGCGCAGGGCGGTGGCGCGTCGAGTGACGCGAGCGGCGCGTTGAGCCGCGCATTGCGCAAGGAGTATCTGATCGCGGCAATCGCGACGTTGTACACGGCTTTTCTGCTGTTCGCGGGTGGTGTCAAATTCCTGACACTATCGGCGCTGCTCTATACGCCCGGCACCGTGCTGTACGTGCTTGCCAAACGCGAGCGTGGGCTGCGCGTGTTCTCGAAAGCGGAGTGGATCATTTTCGCTGTCGCGGTCTGCGGCGCGATTGCCGCGCTGGTCGGTCTCGCGACCGGCACGATCGTCATCTGA
- a CDS encoding Fur family transcriptional regulator, whose amino-acid sequence MNIHRILERAGLRPTLPRVLVLEFFHQHAHEHFSAEQVYKSLNGETRNMSLGTLYRALGLLVDGKLLSSVALGEDRLVYELNDGKPHDHLVCTSCGGIREFFDEQIEARQRAVAIEFDFDVSGRQLVLFGVCADCRKASLNARPMIDE is encoded by the coding sequence ATGAACATCCACCGAATTCTGGAGCGAGCCGGCTTGCGGCCCACGCTTCCACGTGTGCTCGTGCTCGAGTTTTTCCATCAGCACGCGCACGAGCATTTCAGCGCCGAGCAGGTTTACAAAAGCCTGAATGGCGAGACGCGCAATATGAGTCTCGGTACGCTTTATCGCGCGTTGGGCCTGCTCGTCGATGGCAAATTGCTCAGCAGCGTAGCGCTTGGTGAAGACCGGCTGGTCTACGAACTCAACGATGGCAAGCCGCACGATCACCTCGTCTGCACGTCGTGCGGCGGTATTCGCGAGTTCTTCGACGAACAGATCGAAGCGCGTCAGCGCGCGGTGGCGATCGAATTCGATTTCGACGTATCGGGACGCCAACTGGTGCTGTTTGGTGTGTGCGCCGACTGCAGAAAAGCCAGCCTGAACGCGCGGCCGATGATCGACGAATAG